One Gossypium raimondii isolate GPD5lz chromosome 3, ASM2569854v1, whole genome shotgun sequence genomic window carries:
- the LOC105794998 gene encoding uncharacterized protein LOC105794998, producing MGCLLSTPEVAGGARRRPRNIGEVVVFVPGLRIPRPLDFAQPLGDGLSKSLVERLSALRTRIEVMAGQEAPMTTKPRRTATQHGGSTLTDLQQALEDYLPVLLGLVENGNWLKHNLRFCWINQEDDVEETTMSDSWYEVLSVLHLMAVLLLSQANLLLLPNKFTSGYQSTALEDCKRASIDIFLKAAGYLDFAVQKVLPQLPLELRNDLPLDLSEGVLKALCLQALGQGVEIQLGMAIDSIKATLAVKRRLACEMVKYWHQAEEYIKDLPLANGWGEKHKLFIQWKHIEAKAIAYYLHGLILEEGNTSAGIAAAALQAAEEYLKESKMACDSFHVTLPSSRNPPPWGASKYLAERIPKDISSKTINWDSQKHEMIKQVAPALPDFVLSLKPDEYQLPSTDPSWNDLQVQNVVPTK from the exons ATGGGGTGCCTGTTATCGACGCCAGAGGTTGCAGGAGGAGCTCGAAGAAGGCCGAGAAATATTGGTGAAGTTGTAGTTTTTGTTCCTGGACTGAGAATTCCTAGGCCCCTTGATTTCGCACAGCCACTTGGTGATGGACTATCCAAGAGCTTGGTTGAACGTCTATCGGCGTTGAGAACACGTATAGAGGTCATGGCAGGTCAAGAAGCACCTATGACTACTAAACCGAGAAGAACAGCCACACAACACG GAGGTTCAACGTTGACTGATTTGCAGCAGGCTCTCGAGGATTATCTGCCGGTCTTGTTGGGGCTAGTTGAAAATG GTAACTGGCTAAAACATAACTTGCGGTTCTGTTGGATAAATCAGGAAGATGACGTGGAG GAAACTACCATGTCGGATTCTTGGTATGAGGTACTATCAGTGTTGCACTTGATGGCAGTTCTATTGTTATCACAGGCCAATTTATTGCTTCTTCCAAACAAATTTACCAGTGGTTATCAGTCTACAGCTTTGGAAG ATTGCAAACGAGCATCCATTGACATTTTCTTAAAGGCAGCTGGATATCTGGACTTTGCTGTGCAGAAGGTTCTCCCTCAATTGCCCTTGGAACTTAG GAATGATTTGCCACTAGATCTGTCAGAGGGAGTGCTTAAAGCCCTTTGTTTGCAAGCATTAGGCCAG GGTGTTGAGATTCAACTGGGAATGGCAATTGATAGCATTAAGGCCACTCTGGCTGTGAAAAGGAGGCTAGCATGTGAGATGGTTAAATACTGGCATCAG GCTGAGGAATACATAAAGGACCTTCCACTAGCAAATGGATGGGGAGAAAAGCACAAGCTTTTCATTCAGTGGAAGCACATTGAAGCTAAG GCTATTGCATACTATCTTCACGGATTAATCCTCGAAGAAGGGAACACATCTGCTGGCATAGCTGCAGCTGCTCTGCAAGCAGCAGAAGAGTATCTCAAAGAAAGCAAAATGGCCTGCGATTCTTTCCATGTGACACTCCCTTCGTCACG TAATCCACCTCCCTGGGGAGCCAGCAAGTATCTTGCTGAGAGGATTCCAAAAGATATATCAAGCAAAACAATCAACTGGGATTCACAAAAACATGAAAT GATTAAGCAGGTAGCTCCAGCATTGCCTGACTTTGTCTTGTCCCTAAAACCTGATGAGTATCAGCTTCCTTCTACAGATCCCTCCTGGAATGATTTACAAGTTCAAAACGTGGTTCCTACCAAGTGA
- the LOC105794999 gene encoding phytochrome-associated serine/threonine-protein phosphatase, whose translation MDLDQWISKVKEGQHLLEDELQLLCEYVKEILIEESNVQPVNSPVTVCGDIHGQFHDLMKLFQTGGHVPDTNYIFMGDFVDRGYNSLEVFTILLLLKARYPANITLLRGNHESRQLTQVYGFYDECQRKYGNANAWRYCTDVFDYLTLSAIIDGTVLCVHGGLSPDIRTIDQIRVIDRNCEIPHEGPFCDLMWSDPEDIETWAVSPRGAGWLFGSRVTSEFNHINKLDLVCRAHQLVQEGLKYMFQDKGLVTVWSAPNYCYRCGNVASILSFNENMERDVKFFTETEENNQMRGPRTGVPYFL comes from the exons ATGGATTTGGATCAATGGATATCGAAGGTTAAAGAAGGCCAGCATCTTTTGGAAGACGAGCTTCAGCTACTTTGCGAATAT GTAAAAGAAATCCTCATCGAGGAGTCAAATGTGCAACCTGTCAACAGTCCAGTAACCGTCTGTGGTGATATCCATGGCCAGTTCCATGATCTAATGAAGCTTTTTCAGACAGGAGGTCATGTACCGGAtacaaattacatttttatg GGAGATTTTGTTGATCGAGGTTATAATAGTCTTGAAGTTTTCACTATTCTTTTGCTTCTCAAGGCAAG GTATCCTGCTAATATCACGCTCTTGCGGGGGAATCATGAAAGCAGACAACTAACTCAG GTTTACGGCTTCTATGATGAGTGCCAGAGAAAGTATGGAAATGCTAATGCATGGCGGTATTGTACAGATGTTTTTGACTATCTTACACTTTCAGCAATTATAGATGGGACT GTACTTTGTGTACACGGTGGCCTTTCTCCTGACATTCGAACAATTGATCAG ATAAGGGTAATTGACCGAAACTGTGAAATCCCTCATGAAGGCCCATTCTGTGATCTCATGTGGAGTGATCCTGAAGATATTGAAACATGGGCAGTCAGTCCACGTGGAGCAGGTTGGCTGTTTGGGTCCAGGGTCACATCTGAG TTCAACCACATAAACAAGCTTGATCTTGTTTGTCGAGCTCACCAACTTGTGCAAGAAGGTCTTAAGTATATGTTTCAAGATAAAGGCCTAGTAACA GTGTGGTCTGCCCCGAATTACTGTTACCGTTGTGGGAATGTAGCTTCTATACTGAGCTTCAATGAGAACATg GAGAGAGACGTAAAGTTCTTCACTGAAACAGAAGAGAATAACCAGATGCGAGGGCCGAGGACTGGAGTTCCTTACTTCTTGTAA